A window of the Brassica napus cultivar Da-Ae chromosome C5, Da-Ae, whole genome shotgun sequence genome harbors these coding sequences:
- the LOC111206381 gene encoding glycerol-3-phosphate acyltransferase 5, protein MERARTSSDSVVSEFEGTILKNQDPFSYFMLVAFEASGLIRFAVLLFLWPVITLLNVFTYKNAALKLMIFVSTVGLREPEIESVARAVLPKFYMDDVSMDAWKVFSSCKEKVVVTRMPRVMVEMFAKEHLIADEVIGSELIVNRFGFVTGLIRETDIDQSVLNHVADLFVDGRPRIGLARPGKTISTTFLSLCEEHIHAPIPESYHHRTQQLELRPLPVIFHDGRLVKRPTPATALLILIWIPFGIILAAIRIFLGSILPLWATPYVSKIFGGQIIVKGKPPQAPSPGHSGVLFVCTHRTLMDPVVLSYVLGRSIPAVTYSISRLSEILSPIPTVRLTRIRDVDAAKIKQQLSKGDLVVCPEGTTCREPFLLRFSALFAELTDRIVPVAMNYRVGFFHATTARGWKGLDPIFFFMNPRPVYEVTFLNQLPMEATCSSGKSPHDVANYVQRILAATLGFECTNFTRKDKYRVLAGNDGTVSYLSFLDQLKKVVSTFEPFLH, encoded by the exons GCGAGCAAGAACGAGTTCGGATTCTGTGGTATCAGAATTTGAAGGGACAATACTAAAGAACCAAGATCCATTCTCTTACTTCATGCTAGTTGCCTTCGAAGCATCTGGTCTTATTCGTTTCGCCGTCTTGCTATTTCTCTGGCCCGTAATCACACTCCTTAACGTTTTCACGTACAAAAACGCCGCGCTCAAGCTCATGATCTTTGTATCCACGGTTGGTTTACGCGAACCGGAGATTGAATCCGTGGCTAGAGCCGTCTTGCCAAAGTTTTACATGGATGACGTAAGCATGGACGCATGGAAGGTTTTCAGCTCGTGCAAGGAGAAAGTCGTGGTGACGAGAATGCCTCGAGTTATGGTGGAGATGTTTGCAAAGGAGCATCTTATAGCCGATGAGGTCATTGGTTCAGAGCTGATCGTGAACCGGTTTGGTTTTGTCACCGGTTTGATACGTGAAACCGATATTGATCAATCTGTTTTGAACCATGTCGCTGATTTGTTTGTCGATGGAAGGCCTCGTATAGGTCTTGCAAGACCGGGCAAGACGATTTCTACAACTTTCTTATCGTTATGTGAG GAGCATATTCATGCACCAATTCCGGAGAGCTACCACCACCGCACCCAACAACTTGAGCTACGGCCACTCCCGGTGATCTTTCACGACGGACGCCTTGTGAAGCGGCCGACTCCAGCCACAGCTCTCCTCATCCTCATTTGGATCCCATTCGGAATCATTCTCGCCGCCATCAGGATCTTTCTTGGATCCATCCTCCCATTGTGGGCAACACCGTACGTCTCTAAGATATTCGGCGGCCAGATCATCGTCAAAGGCAAGCCTCCTCAGGCACCATCGCCCGGACACTCCGGCGTTCTCTTCGTGTGCACACACAGAACCCTAATGGACCCGGTGGTATTATCCTACGTGCTCGGACGCAGCATACCAGCTGTTACTTACTCTATCTCGCGTTTATCCGAGATCTTATCTCCCATCCCAACCGTCCGGTTAACAAGAATCCGAGACGTAGACGCCGCAAAGATCAAACAGCAGTTGTCTAAAGGCGATCTAGTTGTTTGTCCTGAGGGAACCACTTGTCGTGAACCGTTCTTGCTGAGGTTTAGCGCGCTTTTCGCTGAGTTAACGGATAGGATTGTTCCGGTTGCTATGAACTATAGAGTTGGATTCTTCCACGCGACCACGGCGAGAGGCTGGAAAGGTTTGGATCCGATTTTCTTCTTCATGAACCCGAGGCCGGTTTACGAGGTTACGTTCTTGAACCAGCTTCCTATGGAGGCTACGTGTTCGTCAGGGAAGAGTCCGCACGACGTGGCCAACTATGTTCAGAGAATCTTGGCGGCTACGCTAGGGTTTGAATGCACAAACTTCACGAGGAAGGATAAGTATAGGGTTCTTGCGGGAAACGATGGAACGGTGTCGTATTTATCGTTTCTTGACCAGTTGAAGAAGGTGGTGAGCACTTTCGAGCCGTTTCTCCACTGA